From the genome of Natrinema marinum:
GCGGGGCAACCCGACGGTCGAGGCCGACGTGGTCACCGAAAGCGGCGGCTTCGGCCGCGCCGCGGCACCCAGCGGTGCCAGCACCGGCGAGTACGAGGCCGTCGAGCGGCCGCCGTCCGAGGCGATCGCCGCGGCTCGAGAGCGCGCCGTGCCCCGACTCGTCGGCGAGGTCTACGCGGGCAACCAGCGCGAGGTCGACGCCGCGCTTCACGCCGCCGACGGCACCGACGACTTCTCGGAGATCGGTGCCAACAGCGCGGTCGCCATCTCGATGGCCGCCGCGAAGGCCGGTGCCGACGTGCTCGGCGCGCCGCTGTTCCAGCACCTCGGCGGCACCTTCCGCGGCGAGAACTTCCCGATCCCGCTCGGGAACGTCGTCGGCGGCGGCGAACACGCCGCCGATGCGACCGACATTCAGGAGTTCCTCGCGGCACCTGTCGGCGCACCCAGCGTCGCGGATGCCGTCTTCGCCAACGCAGCCGTCCACGCCGCCGTCTCCGAGCTACTCTCCGAGCGGGGCGTTCCCTGCGGCAAGGGCGACGAGGGCGCGTGGGCACCGTCGATCGACGACGGCGAGGCCTTCGAGATCGTCGACGAGGCCGTCTCGCAGGTCGAAGACGAGGTCGGTTTCGAGATCAAATTCGGGCTCGACGTCGCCGGCGCGGAGCTGTACGACGCCGACTCGGAGACCTACGAGTACAGCGACCGGAGCCGCGATACGGACGAGCAGATCGCGTACATCGCGGAACTGGTCGACGAGTACGACCTCGTCTACGTCGAGGACCCACTCGACGAGGACGACTACGACGCCTTCGCCGACCTCACCGATCGAGTCGGCGACCGGACGCTGATCTGCGGTGACGACCTGTTCGTCACCAACACCGATCGGCTCCGCGAGGGGATCGACCGCGACGCGGCCAACAGCATCCTGATCAAGCCAAATCAGATCGGGACGCTCTCGGACGCGTTCGACGCGATCGAACTCGCGACCGAACACGGCTACGACTCGGTCGTCTCCCACCGGTCGGGCGAGACCGAAGACGCGACGATCGCACACCTCGCCGTCGCGACCGACGCGCCCTACATCAAGACGGGCGCCGTCGGCGGCGAGCGAACCGCAAAGCTCAACGAGCTCATTCGAATCGCAGACGACGCGACATGACAGATAACGACGCAACCCAGGAAGGGCTCGACGCCGCCGAGGAAGACATCGACGAGGAGCCAGCCGAAGGGGCTGGCCCCGCCGCCGAGGAGGACGTCGAGCCTGCAGCCGAACAGCCCGCAGACGCCGAGGGAGCACCCGCGGCCGACGACGAACCAGCCGACGACGCCGAGGACGCCGGACCGACCCTCGACGACGACGTGATGTCCGACGAGGAGGCGGACCTGCTGATCCCCGTCGAGGACTACCTCGGCGCTGGCGTCCACATCGGGACCCAGCAGAAGACCGCGGATATGGAGCGGTTCATCCACCGCGTCCGCACCGACGGTCTCTACGTGCTCGACGTCTCGAAGACCGACGGCCGCATCCGCACGGCCGCGGACTTCCTCGCGAACTACGACCCCGAGCAGATTCTGGTCACCTCGAGCCGCCAGTACGGTCGCTTCCCGGCCGAGAAGTTCGCCGAGGCCGTGGGCGCACGCGCCCGCACCGGCCGCTTCATCCCCGGCACCCTGACGAACCCGAAGTACGACGGCTACATCGAGCCGGACGTGCTGGTCGTCACCGACCCGATCGGCGACGCCCAGGCCGTCAAGGAGGCCATCACGGTCGGCATCCCGGTCATCGCGATGTGCGACTCGAACAACCAGCTCAGTAACGTCGACCTCGTCGTCCCGACGAACAACAAGGGTCGCAAGGCCCTCTCGGTCGTCTACTGGCTGCTCGCAAACGAGGTCCTCGACCGCCGCGGTGCCGAGCCGTCCTACTCGCTCGAGGACTTCGAGAGCACGGTCTAACGTTCGGTTTCGACGCTGTTCGTTTTCCAGCCACTCGTTTTCCAGCCACAGCTACCCGAAATAAGGGCCGACGGCCGATCGCGGCCGGCCGCTGTCGAGCGGTCAGATTATCCCGCGGCTTCGAGCAACTCCTCGACCAGTTCCGCAGCGTCGGCCGCCGTCGGACCGAAGACGTACGTCGCGGGTTCGATCCCGAACGCCCCGCGATGGTAGGTGATCCGCGGAACGGTCCCGCGCTCTTCGAACCGCGTTCGGAGGTGGTCGGCGCGGTCCTCGTAGTCGGCGTCGAACTCGAGCGGATCGATCCCCATCGATTCGGCGGCCGCGAGCAGATCGTCGTCGGTGGCGATGTTCGTCGCACCGCGGACGGCCGGGTCGACGCCGTTGGCGGCGAGCACCGCGGTCGCGACGTGTTTCGACGCGCCGAACTCGGGGTTGGCGGGAATCTCGATCCGACCGCCCATGGCGTATATCCGGCCGGGGACGGCCGCCACGTCGGTCTCGTCGTCGGGGTTTGGCAGGCACATTCCGACGTTGGTGCCGACGTTGGGGATAGCCTCGGCCATGGCCGGAATCGCGGCGAGCGTCCGCGCGGCGGTGCGGACGTTCGCGAGCACGTCTCGCTCGGCACGGATATCGGGATCGAGGCCGCGCACGCAGAGATCACAGCCCAATCCCCGAAGCTCGGGCATGACTTCCTCGTGAAGCTCGCAGATCGGACCGCGGTCCTCCAAGCTGCGGACGAGCGAGAGGAGTTCCGCGAGCGCGTCGTAGCCGTCCATCTCGCCGCTTGCGAGTCCGTCGGCGATGCGGTCGACGGTCGCGGCGGTCTCCGGGTCGTCGCGAAACCGGTCATCGCCGCCGCCCTCGCCGGCGACGTACTTGCTGACGGCGGCCTGCGTGACGCCGAGTTCCGCGGCGACCTCCTGTTGGGTCAGTCCGCGGTCGGCGAGGCGGGTCGCCAGCATCGCCCGCACCGTCGGGAGGAACCGATCGACGACGAGCTCACTCGGTAAGACGAGCGACATACGACCGACCTTCGAGCGCAACGCCTTAAAATCCGACTACAGCGGCGGCCGCAACGGGACGAGGGTCAGCGGCGACACAGACAGCTATTAATCGTCGTCGTTCGAACGGCCGGCCATGACACTCTCGAGCGCTCCCGGCAAGGTGTACCTGTTCGGGGAGCACGCGGTGGTCTACGGCGAACCCGCCGTACCGTGTGCGATCGAGCGGCGCGCGCGGGTCGAGGTACAGCGACGCGACGACGAGAAGCTCCGCGTCCACGCCGAAGACCTCAGTCTGGACGGCTTTACTGTCGAGTACGACGGTACGGCAGGGAACGGACCCGACGTGGACGTCTCGGAATCGCTGATCAGCGCCGCGATGGGCTACGTCGACGGCGCGATCGAGCAGGTCCGCGAAGTCACCGGCGAGGACGAGGTCGGCTTCGACGTGACGATCGAGAGCGACATCCCGCTGGGCGCGGGGCTGGGCTCGTCGGCGGCGGTCGTCGTCGCCGCCATCGACGCCGCGGCCCGCGAACTCGGTGTCACCCTCGAGACGGACGAACTCGCGGAGCGCGCCTACTGGACGGAACATCAGGTCCAAGACGGGCAAGCCTCGCGAGCGGACACGTTCTGCTCTGCGACCGGCGGCGCGGTCCGCGTCGAGGGCGACGACTGCCGCACGATAGAGGCTCCCGATCTGCCGATCGTGATCGGATTCGACGGCGGCGCGGGCGACACCGGCCAGTTGGTCGCGGGCGTTCGCGACCTGCGCGAGGAGTACGACTTCGCCGCGAGCACGGTCGAAGCGATCGGCAACATCGTTCGAAACGGGGAGGACGCGCTCGCGGCCGGCGACATCGAGGAACTCGGTCGGCTGATGGACTTCAATCACGGGCTGCTGTCCGCGCTGGGCGTCTCCTCGCGCTCGCTCGATACGATGGTCTGGGCGGCCCGCGACGCGGGCGCACGCGGCGCGAAGCTGACCGGTGCCGGCGGGGGCGGTTGTATCGTCGCGCTGGACCCGACCGAGGAGACGGAGACCGCCCTGTCGTTCACCCCCGGCTGTGAGGATACCTTCCGGGCGGAACTCGCCGACGAGGGGGTGTGCCGCCTCGAATGATCGTTCTCAAACTCGGCGGCAGCGTCATCACCGAGAAAGACCGCGCGGAGACGCTCGACGGCGACGCCCTGTCGCGGGCGGCCGACGCCATCGCGGCGGCGCTCGAAAACGACCGGGAAAACTTCGTGATCGTCCACGGCGGCGGAAGCTTCGGCCACCACAACGCCAGCGAACACGGCGTCAGCACGACCGCGGGGACCCGCGACGCCAACGCGGTGCTCGACATCCACGGTGCGATGACGACGTTGAACCGGTTCGTGCTAAGCCGGTTGCTCGAGCGCGGCGTAGGGGCGGTGCCGGTTCATCCGTTTTCGACGGCTCACCGCGACGGCGAGGGCCGGCTCGAACTGCCGACTGGGCAGGTCGAAACGATGCTCGCGGAGGGGTTCGTCCCCGTCCTCCACGGCGACGTGATCGCCCACGCGGGCGCGGGCGCGACCGTCGTCAGCGGCGACGAACTCGTGGCGACGCTCGCCCGCGACCTCGAGGCGGACCGAGTCGGCCTCTGTTCGACCGTTCCCGGCGTCCTGGACGAGGGTGACGCGGTGATCGACCGGATCGACGAGTTCGACGCCGTCGCCGACGTGCTAGGGGCCAGCGACGCCACCGACGTGACCGGCGGGATGGCCGGCAAGGTTCGAACGCTGCTCGAACTCGAGGCGAAAGCGTCGATCTTCGGGCTCGAGTCGCTCGAGTCGTTCCTCGAGGGCGCGGCTCCGGGGACGACGATCGACTGAGCGTGGGGGAAGAGGCGACGCGACGCCCGCTTACCGCGTCCAGAATCCGCCGGTGAACATGACGAGGACGGGGATGATCTCGAGGCGGCCGATCCACATGAGGAAGATCATCAGGAGCTTCGACGGGATCGGGAACTCCGTGTAACTGCCGAAGGGGCCGAGGAAGCCGAATCCGGGGCCGATGTTGCCGATCGTCGCCAGGCTCGCGCTGAACGCCTCGAGGGGTGTGTCGACGAGTCGATTGGCGTCGAGCGCGATAAGAAGGGTCGCAATCGCGAAGATGAACAGGTAGAGGAAGGTAAAGCCGAGCACCCCCCGGATGGCGTCTTCATCGACGACGTTGCCGCCGAGTCGAATCGGGCGAACGACTTCGGGATGGGAGGCCGTAAACAGTTCTCGCCGGAGAATCTTGAAGACGATCAGCCACCGGACGACCTTGACGCCACCGCCGGTCGAACCGGCACAGCCGCCGACGAGCATGGCGAACAGGAGGACGATCTTCCCCGTCGAACTCCAGTCGACGAAATCGCTGGTCGCGTAGCCGGTTGAGGTCAATAGCGACGCGATCTGGAAGGCGCTCTGCCGGAGGGAGTTCTCGAGGATCCCTTCGGTCGCGCCGCCGAGGTCCAGTGTCGGGGCGGCACCCGTATAGAGGATCGCCGCGAGAAGAGCGGTGAGGCCGCCGATCGCGGCGATATACGCGCGAAATTCCGAGTTCCGGACGAAGCGGTGCCCTTCGCCGCTGAAGACGTGCCAGAACAGCGCGAAGTTCGTCCCAGCGACGATCATGAACGGCACGAACGTCCACTGGACGATCGCAGAGAACGCCGCGACGCTGTCGGCTTCCGGCGAAAATCCGCCCGTCGGCAGCGTCGTGAACCCGTGGGCGACGGCGTTGTACAGCCCCATCTCGGGTGCCAACCCGACTAGGTGGAGACCGTAGAGGATCGCCATGAAAACGACGGTGAACGCGAAGTAGACGAGCCAGAGGATGCGCGCCGTCTCGGCGATCCGCGGCGTAAGCTTCTGCAGTTGGGGCCCTGGCGCTTCCGATTCGACCAGCTGTGCGCCGCTGACCGCCAGTTCCGGCAGGATCGCGACCATCAACACGATGATCCCCATCCCGCCGAGCCACTGGGTGAGCTGTCGCCACATCATCACCGCGTGGGAGTGCTCCTCGAGCGAGATTTCGCCAAGAACGGTCGCCCCCGTCGTCGTGAAGCCGGACATCGATTCGAACAGCGCGTTGACCGGATGGGCGAGCGTCGACTCGGTTCCCCAACCGGCGATGACGTACGGCACCGCGCCGACGACGGCGACCGCGAGCCACGAGATCGCGACGAACAGCATCGCCTCGCGAACTTGTAGCTCCGGATCGCGGTCCAGCCGCTCCAGACCGTAGCCGACGGCGATCGTGAGCACGATCGTCGCGACGAACGGGACGATAGACTCCGCGTAGACGAGCGCGACGACGACCGGAACCACGAGCGGCACGGCGAGATACTTCAGGAGGGTGCCGACCAGCGCCACGCTGGCGCGCCAATCGGTCCGGAGCCTCATGGCGACACCTCGTCTCTGCGAGTGAGTCTGGACACTGTCTGTCTCGCCATTTCTGTCGGGTCGTATTAATCCATCGTGACTTCCCCTCGAGTGCGCCTCGAGTCCGAACCGACCGGTCGCGACCCCGCGAAACCAGGCGACGTATCTATATACTTTCCGTGTGTATTGGTACCAATGAACATACGATCGCCCAGCGTCCGTCGCCCCAACTCGTTTTACGACGTGTTCAGCGTCGTCGCCGCCGCAGTCATCATCATGGGGATCGTACTCGCGGTTCGGTACGGAACGGGCATGCGAGAAGCGCTGGTCGTCTTCATGGTGGTCGTCTTCGGATGGGCCGTCTGGGCGATGGAACGGATTCTGGCCGATTCCGGGTCGCGGGCCGGACAGAGACGGCTCCGACCCTGAGTACAGCGGTTTCAGCCGGCCGTCGCGGCCGGCGCACCGACCCCGGCACGAATGGGATGGCCGAAGCAGAACTCAGATCAGTTCGACGACCTCGTCGAGCACCGCCGCGTCGACGAAGACGATCACGTGATCGCCGGGTTCGACGACGGTCGAGCCGCGGGGCGTGATGTGATCGCCGCTACGCGAGATCGCGCCGATGACGACGCCCGGCGGGAGGTCGTTCGTCGCGGCGGCGATGTTTCGACCGACGAGCACGCTGTCGGCGCCGACCTCGATCTCGATGACCTCCGCGCGGTCGTGCTCGAGCATCGCCACCTTCTCGGTGTGATCGGTCCGGGTAAAGCGGATGATCTCCTCGGCGGTCTCCTCGCGGGGGTTGACCGCCACGTCGATGCCGACGGTCTCGAAGAGGTCGGCGTACTCGGCGGTCTCGATGACGGCGACCGTGCGGTCGACGCCGAGGCGCTCGGCCAGCAGGGAGACCAGCAGGTTCTTCTCGTCGCTGTCGAGGGCGGCGATGACGACATCGGCCTCGTCGACGTGTTCGCGGGCCAGGAAGTCAGCGTCGGTCGCATCGCTTTCCATGACCATCGTGTTCGGGAGCGCCTCGGCGACCTCGCGGGCGCGCTCGTGGTCGCGCTCGATCAACCGCGGGCGAAAGCCGTGATCTTCGAACTCGCGGGCGGCCTGAAAACCGATCTCGCTGGCACCGACGATGACGACCTCTTCGGCGTCCTCCGGCGTCGTCGCGACCTCGTCTGCGAAGGCGTTGATCGAATCCGGGCTGCCGATGACGACGATCCGATCGCCGCCCCGGACGATCGTGTCACCGCGAGTTACGATCATCTCGTCGTCGCGGAAGATCGCCGCGAAGGTCAGCGAGTCGTAACGGTCGGCCTCTCTGACGGTCCGGTCCGCGATCGGGCTGCCCGCGGGGATGTCGAACTCGGCCATGCGGACGAGGCCGCCGGCGAACGTATCGACGTCGTGGGCGCTGGGCAGACCCGAAATACGGAAGATCGTCTGTGCGGTCAGCAGGTCGGTACAGACCATGAAGTCGACGCCGAAGGCGCCCTGCGAACTCCGCCAAGTCTCGAGCAGCGTCCGGCGTCGCACCCGTGCGATCGTGAATACCTCGGTAACGGCCTTCGCCGCCCCGCAGACGACCGCGTTCGTCTCGTCGTTGTCCGTACAGGCGATAACGAGCCCCGCCTCCGCCAGCCCCGCCTCGCGCAGCACCTCGAGGTCGGTGCCGTCGCCCCGGATCGTCAGCACGTCCAGCGAGTAGGTAAGTTCCTCGACCACGGCGCCGTCGCGGTCGACGACGGCCACGTCGTGGGTGTCTTCCAGATTGGCGGCAATCGACCGGCCGACCTCGCCGGCCCCGACGATGATTACGTACACGACGATTCCTCCGAAATCATAGTTGCTGCACACCGTTTTCGAGGCGACCGGCAAATGGATTTCGATGCCGAAAGCGCTCGTCGTGCGCGCGGGTCTGTGCGCGAACGCGCGGCTGAGCGGCCGAGAGAGGGAATCGACGAGTCGACGACCCAACCCGCTGCGTTTTTAACACCCGGCCGTGTACGTTGAGGTAGCGAAACCCGCGGGCAAGTGCGTTCGGGACTCACGATGTCGTGAGTCGCCGACGGCGGACCGGCCGCCGTCCCGGGCGCATAGCGGGATGGCCGACGCGCTGCAAGACGCCGGGGCCGCACAACCGGGAGTCCGCGGACCGTTTCGATGAGAGTCCACTACGCGGCTTTCAGTGCTACGAACCATGGAAATCGAAATTGCAACCATTGGCGGCTACGAAGAAGTCGGTCGGCAGATGACTGCCGTCCGCGCCGGCGACGACGTCGTCATCTTCGACATGGGTCTGAACCTCTCGCAGGTCCTGATCCACGACAACGTCGAAACCGAACGAATGCACAGCCTCGACCTGATCGACATGGGCGCGATCCCCGACGACCGGGTCATGAGCGACCTCGAGGGCGACGTGAAAGCGATCGTCCCAACCCACGGCCACTTGGACCACATCGGTGCCATCTCGAAGCTGGCTCACCGATACAACGCGCCGGTCGTCGCGACACCGTTTACGATCGAACTCGTCAAACAGCAGATCGAGGGCGAACAGAAGTTCGGCGTCGAGAACGACCTGATCAAGATGGAAGCCGGCGAGACGATGTCGCTTGGCGACTCCGGGAAGGTCGACCTCGAATTCGTCAACGTCACCCACTCGATCATCGACGCGATCAACCCCGTCCTCCACACGCCCGAGGGCGCGGTCGTCTACGGGCTGGACAAGCGCATGGACCACACGCCCGTCATCGGCGACCCGATCGACATGGAGCGGTTCCGTGAGATCGGCCGCGAGGGCAACGGCGTCCTCTGTTACATCGAGGACTGTACCAACGCGAACAAGAAGGGACGGACCCCCAGCGAGCGAGTCGCCCGCGAACACCTCCGCGACGTTCTCTACAGCCTCGAGGACTACGACGGCGGCATCGTCGCCACCACCTTCTCGAGTCACATCGCCCGCGTGAAGTCGCTCGTCGAGTTCGCCGACGACATCGGCCGACAGCCCGTCCTGCTCGGCCGCTCGATGGAGAAGTACTCCGGCACCGCCGAACGACTGGACTTCATCGACTTCCCCACCGACCTGGGGATGTTCGGCCACCGCAAGTCCGTCGACCGCACGTTCAAGCGGATCATGAACGAGGGCAAGGGCGACTACCTGCCCGTCGTCACCGGCCACCAGGGCGAGCCCCGCGCGATGCTCACCCGGATGGCCCGCGGCGAGACGCCCTACGAACTGGACGACGGCGACAAGGTCGTCTTCTCCGCCCGCGTCATTCCGGAGCCGACCAACGAAGGGCAGCGCTACCAGGCCGAGAAACTGCTCGGCATGCAGGGCGCACGCGTCTACGACGACATCCACGTCTCCGGCCACCTCAATCAGGAAGGCCACTACGAGATGTTAGACGCCCTCCAGCCCCAACACGTCATTCCGGCCCACCAGGACATGAGCGGCTTCTCGAGCTACGTCAACCTCTGCGAGAGCGAGGGCTACAAGATGGGGCGCGACCTCCACGTCACGCGAAACGGGAACCTCATCCAACTCGTCGACTGATATGACGAGCCCCGAGGCACGCGAAGAGGCGGTGCTCGAGGCGGTCCGGCAGCGCCGCGAGCAAGTCAACGAAGCGATCCCCGAGGAGTTGCCGATCCAGCGGCCCGAGCGACTCTACGAGGCCTCACGGTACCTCCTCGACGCGGGCGGCAAACGGCTGCGGCCCGCCGTCCTGTTGACGACCGCGGAGGCCCTGGCCGACGTCGACCCGCTCTCGGCGGACTACCGGTCGTTCACGCCGCTCGACGATGGGGATGCGGTCGACGTGATGGCCGCCGCCGTCAGCGTCGAGGTCATCCAGTCGTTTACCCTGATCCACGACGACATCATGGACGACGACGACCTCCGGCGCGGCGTCCCAGCCGTCCACAAGGAGTACGACCTCGAGACGGCCATTCTGGCCGGTGACACGCTCTACTCGAAAGCCTTCGAGATCATGCTCGAGACGGGGGCCGAGTCCGACCGCATCGTCGACGCGCTCGACGTGCTCGCGACGACCTGTACGAAGATCTGCGAGGGCCAGTCGCTGGACGTCACCTTCGAGGAGCGCACCGACGTCTCGCCCGACGAGTACCTCGAGATGGTCGAACAGAAGACCGCCGTGCTGTACGCCGCCTCCGCGTGTCTCCCCGCGATCTTGCTGGGCGCCGACGACGACACGATCGACGCGCTCTACGGTTACGGTCTCGACATCGGCCGCGCGTTCCAGATCCAAGACGACGTGCTCGATCTAACGGTCCCCAGCGAACAACTCGGCAAGCAGCGCGGGAGCGACCTCGTGGAGAACAAACAGACGCTGATCACCGTCCACGCCCGTGAACAGGGCGTCGACGTCGATGACTTGGTCGATACCGACGACGTGGACGCGGTCACCGAGGCCGAGATCGACGACGCGGTCGCCGAACTCGAGGCGGCCGGCTCGATCTCCTACGCCAACGACACCGCCCGCGACCTCGTCGAACAGGGCAAGGAGCGACTCAAGGTCCTGCCGGACAACGAGGCCCGCGACCTCCTCTGTGAGATCGCTCACTACCTGATCGAGCGCGGTTACTGACGCGCTCGACGGCTACGGGCCGTTTTTCGAAGCGCTGTTCTCGAGCGGCGGCCGAACTCACCGCTCGATATCGTCCGGGTCTTTTTGCGGATACCGTTCCGAGCGACGGACATGACTGACGATTCCGCCAGCGGCCGGGAGCCAAGTTCGTCGCGCCGCCGGTTCCTCACCACGGCCGCCGCGGCCGGCTCGATCGCGACCGCCGGCTGCGTCGGCTCGCTGCTCGGAGCCTCGACATCGAACGAGATCGAACCCGAAGAGCCGAGCCAGCCGCGCAAAGGAACCCCTGGCGAGTTCTACGCGCTCGTCGAACGAAACGACATTCCCGTCGAGTCGCTCCGCTGGGACGACGCCGATCTGGTGTTGCGATATCGCTCGAGCGCGGAGACCGAGTCGGAGTCGACGACCGAGATCGAGATCATCACGACGGTCTACAACGAGAATCTCGTGAAAAACGACGCCGAGGTCGGGATGCTCTACGCGGAGATCGCGAACCCCTTCGACGGGCAGGCTCGCGGCTGGGGCGTTAAGACGGAGTGGTGCGAGCGGTACAACGCGGCCGTTGCGGGCAGTTCGGACGAGAGCGATGACGAAACGACCGAGCCGAGTAGCGGCGACGGTACCGACAGTGGCAACGGCACCGAGAGCGACAACAGTACCGACGAATCCGCGGAGATGTCGGTGGCGGACTCGGCCGCGATGATCCTCATGAGTAACGTCCTCAACACGCGGGTTTACGAGGAGGACCTCGAGGGCTGACGCGACGGGAGAGGTGGCGAATCGCGAGGGTTTTGGGCCGGGCGCGAATACCGCTCGGTAATGGACGACGAGTTACGCGAGCGCGTCGAGCGCGAGGCAGAAAAGCACGCGCTGTTGAACGCCGTGAAACACGAGAGCGACGCCGACGTGGGCGCGATCATGGGGCCGCTGATGGGCGACAACCCCGACTTCCGCGAGCACGGCGACGAGATTCCGGGCATCGCCGGCGGCGTCATCGGCCGGGTCAACGAGTTAGACTACGAAGAGAAACGCGAGCGCCTCGAGGAACTGGCCCCCGAGGAACTCGCCGAGATCGAAGCGGAGGAGGAGGAAGACGAACACGACCTCCCGGACCTGCCCAACGCTGACGAGTACGACGATATCAGGATGCGGTGCGCGCCGAACCCGAACGGCCCGTGGCACGTCGGCCACGCCCGGATGCCCGCCGTCATCGGCACCTACCGCGAGCGCTACGACGGCTGGTTCTGCGTCCGGTTCGACGATACCGACCCCGAGACCAAGCGACCGGATCTCGAGGCCTACGACGCGATCCTCGAGGATCTCGACTATCTCGGCTTCGAACCCGACGCGACCTACAAGGCCAGCGACCGCCTCGAGACCTACTACGACCACGCCCGCGACCTGATCGAACTGGGCGGGGCCTACACCTGCTCGTGTTCGGGCGAGGAATTCTCCGAGCTGAAGAATTCGGGCGAGGCCTGTCCCCACCGCGACAAGGACGTCGAGACCGTCCTCGAGGAGTTCGAGGCCATGATCGACGGCGAGTACGAAAGCGGCGAGCTGGTCCTCCGGGTCAAGACCGATATCGAACACAAGAACCCCGCGCTACGGGACTGGGTGGCCTTCCGGATGATCGATACGCCCCATCCCCGCGAGGAAGCGAGCGAGTACCGCTGCTGGCCCATGCTCGACTTCCAGTCGGGCGTCGACGACCACCTCCTCGAGATCACCCACATCATCCGCGGGATCGACCTGCAGGACTCGGCGAAGCGCCAGCAGTTCGTCTACGACTACTTCGCCTGGGAGTATCCCGAGGTGATCCACTGGGGCCACGTCCAACTCGACGATTACGACGTGAAAGTGAGCACGTCGACGATTTCCGAACTGATCGAGGACGGCGAACTCGACGGCTGGGACGACCCTCGCGCGCCAACGTTGCAGAGCCTCCGACGGCGCGGCATCCGCGGCGAGGCCATCGTCGAGGCGATGACCGGCCTCGGCACCTCGACCACTGATGTCGACCTCGCGATGAGCTCGATCTACGCGAACAACCGCGACCTGATCGACGAGGAGACCGACCGACGCTTCCTCGTCCGCGAGGGCAACCAGATCCCCCTCGGCGGCAGCCCGCCGGACGAGGCGAACCCGCCGCTCCATCCGAACCACGAAGAGCGCGGCGTCCGCGAGATCCCTGTCGGCGACTCCGTCTTGCTCGAGCCCGAGGACCTCCCCGGACGCGAGGAGCGAATCTGGCTCAAGGGTCTGGGCTGTTTCCAGTTCACACGCGACACTCTCCAGTACACGGGCGAGGACATCGATGTCGTCCGCGAGGGCGACGTGGACGTCGTCCACTGGGTGCCCGCGGGCGAGAGCGTTCCCGTCCGCATGCGGACGATGGACGGCGACGTGACGGGGCGAGCAGAGCCCGGCGTCGGCGACCTCGAGCCCGACGAGATGGTCCAGTTCGAACGCGTCGGATTCGCGAGGATTGACCGGCACGACGAGGAGGAGACGGTCGCGTACTACGCGCACCCCTGACTCGAGCGCGAGACCGGACCCCTTCGAACCGATCGCTGTTCCTCCGAGACATCACTCGAGCAACTCGTCACCCAGTTCCGGATCGGGGTCGGCGACGATGCCGTCCTGTCGCCCCAGTAC
Proteins encoded in this window:
- a CDS encoding glutamate--tRNA ligase, with the translated sequence MDDELRERVEREAEKHALLNAVKHESDADVGAIMGPLMGDNPDFREHGDEIPGIAGGVIGRVNELDYEEKRERLEELAPEELAEIEAEEEEDEHDLPDLPNADEYDDIRMRCAPNPNGPWHVGHARMPAVIGTYRERYDGWFCVRFDDTDPETKRPDLEAYDAILEDLDYLGFEPDATYKASDRLETYYDHARDLIELGGAYTCSCSGEEFSELKNSGEACPHRDKDVETVLEEFEAMIDGEYESGELVLRVKTDIEHKNPALRDWVAFRMIDTPHPREEASEYRCWPMLDFQSGVDDHLLEITHIIRGIDLQDSAKRQQFVYDYFAWEYPEVIHWGHVQLDDYDVKVSTSTISELIEDGELDGWDDPRAPTLQSLRRRGIRGEAIVEAMTGLGTSTTDVDLAMSSIYANNRDLIDEETDRRFLVREGNQIPLGGSPPDEANPPLHPNHEERGVREIPVGDSVLLEPEDLPGREERIWLKGLGCFQFTRDTLQYTGEDIDVVREGDVDVVHWVPAGESVPVRMRTMDGDVTGRAEPGVGDLEPDEMVQFERVGFARIDRHDEEETVAYYAHP
- the idsA3 gene encoding geranylfarnesyl diphosphate synthase, encoding MTSPEAREEAVLEAVRQRREQVNEAIPEELPIQRPERLYEASRYLLDAGGKRLRPAVLLTTAEALADVDPLSADYRSFTPLDDGDAVDVMAAAVSVEVIQSFTLIHDDIMDDDDLRRGVPAVHKEYDLETAILAGDTLYSKAFEIMLETGAESDRIVDALDVLATTCTKICEGQSLDVTFEERTDVSPDEYLEMVEQKTAVLYAASACLPAILLGADDDTIDALYGYGLDIGRAFQIQDDVLDLTVPSEQLGKQRGSDLVENKQTLITVHAREQGVDVDDLVDTDDVDAVTEAEIDDAVAELEAAGSISYANDTARDLVEQGKERLKVLPDNEARDLLCEIAHYLIERGY
- a CDS encoding ribonuclease J, producing the protein MEIEIATIGGYEEVGRQMTAVRAGDDVVIFDMGLNLSQVLIHDNVETERMHSLDLIDMGAIPDDRVMSDLEGDVKAIVPTHGHLDHIGAISKLAHRYNAPVVATPFTIELVKQQIEGEQKFGVENDLIKMEAGETMSLGDSGKVDLEFVNVTHSIIDAINPVLHTPEGAVVYGLDKRMDHTPVIGDPIDMERFREIGREGNGVLCYIEDCTNANKKGRTPSERVAREHLRDVLYSLEDYDGGIVATTFSSHIARVKSLVEFADDIGRQPVLLGRSMEKYSGTAERLDFIDFPTDLGMFGHRKSVDRTFKRIMNEGKGDYLPVVTGHQGEPRAMLTRMARGETPYELDDGDKVVFSARVIPEPTNEGQRYQAEKLLGMQGARVYDDIHVSGHLNQEGHYEMLDALQPQHVIPAHQDMSGFSSYVNLCESEGYKMGRDLHVTRNGNLIQLVD